The Alicyclobacillus sp. SO9 genome includes a region encoding these proteins:
- a CDS encoding FxLYD domain-containing protein, with amino-acid sequence MGAESHLQGIIHNNTAHTLYITSIKLECFDSQHKLLGNVKSNSDPIVLAPDGQHEFNITDNSSGIPFSFHQVANASAYVEYHK; translated from the coding sequence GTGGGCGCAGAATCCCATCTTCAAGGCATAATACATAACAATACTGCTCACACACTTTATATAACCAGTATCAAACTTGAATGTTTTGACAGTCAACATAAATTGTTAGGTAATGTTAAGAGCAACTCAGATCCAATAGTGTTAGCGCCTGATGGCCAGCATGAATTTAATATTACGGATAACTCTTCTGGAATTCCGTTTAGTTTTCATCAAGTGGCTAATGCAAGTGCATATGTGGAATATCACAAATAA
- the istA gene encoding IS21 family transposase, with the protein MYGMVDKEYIRKKHYVEGWSIREISKSCKVARQTVRKMLKNSEIPQYTLTKPRPRPVMEQWLPIIETWLREDEAPSVPKKQRHTSARIHERLKEEYPEEFTAAESTVRHWVARIRNKKKEAFIPLTADAGELAEVDFGHVVIKLGNETKKVCIFVMRMRSSGVPFAHAFHTEKLEAFLEGHRLAFEWFGGVPGDVRYDNPKTAVTKILAGPLREEHQLLSSLRAHYLFDSDFCRPGEPHEKGGVENSVGYVRRNTCVPVPDVPDLDALNAQLLDWCTKQRDKRWSEWEQEQLALRPLPTHPYRCATAHPVVVNKLCLVNFERNRYSVPSIYVGKTLTLMAYAERIEVLDRERVVATHVRCHDRNETFLELDHYLPVLAYKPHAATHAAVVRQLPEVYQRIRRRMTATRMDGYKDFVAILQLHRTFSPQDILRAIEDIGPDVVTADQIRAKLLPMDAAASVFTVPDELKQFRTMKQNPARYDSLTKRVIH; encoded by the coding sequence ATGTACGGGATGGTCGATAAAGAGTATATCAGGAAAAAGCACTATGTTGAGGGTTGGTCTATTCGGGAAATTAGTAAGAGCTGTAAAGTTGCTCGCCAAACGGTGCGTAAGATGTTGAAAAATTCGGAGATTCCACAGTACACATTGACGAAGCCTCGTCCTCGTCCGGTGATGGAACAATGGCTACCAATCATTGAAACTTGGCTGCGTGAAGATGAAGCGCCTAGCGTCCCAAAGAAGCAGCGGCATACATCAGCCAGAATTCATGAACGCCTTAAAGAGGAGTATCCGGAGGAGTTTACTGCTGCTGAATCCACCGTCCGCCACTGGGTAGCTCGTATCCGCAATAAGAAGAAAGAAGCCTTTATTCCACTGACAGCTGATGCGGGCGAACTAGCGGAAGTCGACTTTGGTCATGTTGTTATAAAACTAGGCAACGAGACAAAGAAAGTCTGTATATTTGTCATGCGGATGCGCAGTAGTGGTGTTCCTTTTGCTCATGCTTTTCACACAGAAAAACTGGAAGCGTTTTTAGAAGGGCATCGCTTGGCTTTTGAATGGTTCGGGGGCGTGCCTGGGGATGTCCGTTATGACAATCCCAAGACTGCAGTCACGAAGATCTTAGCGGGACCTTTGAGAGAGGAACATCAGCTTCTGTCCAGTCTACGAGCACACTACCTCTTTGACAGTGACTTCTGCCGACCCGGGGAGCCACATGAAAAGGGAGGCGTAGAAAACAGCGTCGGTTATGTTCGTCGCAACACTTGCGTCCCAGTTCCAGACGTACCGGACTTAGATGCGCTGAACGCCCAACTTCTAGATTGGTGCACCAAACAGCGAGACAAGCGCTGGTCTGAGTGGGAGCAGGAACAGTTGGCACTGCGCCCGCTTCCCACACACCCTTATCGTTGTGCCACAGCCCATCCTGTGGTTGTAAACAAACTCTGTCTCGTAAACTTTGAACGCAATCGATATTCTGTGCCCAGCATCTATGTGGGCAAGACTTTGACGCTCATGGCATACGCCGAGCGCATAGAAGTGCTGGACCGGGAGAGAGTGGTAGCCACGCACGTCCGTTGCCACGATAGGAATGAGACATTTCTGGAATTAGACCATTACCTCCCCGTCTTAGCCTACAAGCCCCATGCTGCCACGCACGCCGCTGTTGTCCGTCAATTACCAGAAGTATACCAACGTATCCGTCGTAGAATGACAGCAACCCGTATGGATGGGTACAAAGACTTTGTTGCGATTCTACAACTACATCGGACGTTTTCTCCCCAGGACATATTGCGTGCCATTGAAGACATTGGTCCAGATGTCGTCACCGCCGATCAAATCCGTGCCAAGCTCCTCCCTATGGACGCCGCAGCCTCTGTATTCACGGTGCCAGATGAACTCAAACAATTTCGGACGATGAAACAGAATCCTGCACGATACGATTCCCTGACGAAACGGGTGATTCACTAA
- a CDS encoding IS1634 family transposase, with translation MFAQVVSTKRPDGRTYRYMHIVESYREGKTVKKRRIASLGNIDNYSEQEIEQFIRTLESLLQNRTSGSIEDFDPKSTLSFGVPYVVQFLWDQLGLTKAIETGLKDRQVTFDVARYVKAMVCNRLMNPSSKLDLFHTIEDMYLPEEEGESWQLQHFYRALDHLMDMKPELETFIYQRLTDLLNFRLSLVLYDLTSTHLSGHHCPIGKHGYSRTHRPDLEQVELGLLVTPDGLPITHEVFAGNTPDKKTVKEVLERLKKDFSVEQCVFVGDRGMVTKKNTELLAALEYPYIVGYHKRGRVVSDTLLAQYGDLSLYTELRGNLSYLEVPASAVEDDEKGQDARYILCYNPLKAKADEAFRTSALEEAEQALVDYQTWLDKPHRGRKASTQSIMLKVSDILTKKGVQGFLEVEFSEQKLSYTWNEAALAKEALRDGKFVIKTNTLLPAEQVVTSYKTLMNVERAFREIKNFLDVGPVYHWNEKRVRGHIFVCVLAYLFEQEIQVMYRRGWAQQEQEAEQMTNADEREQRLEELNDRWYTGERIMKDLSRWHVMKAEFLGKEFLSVPPPPQNLSEVLKALGIPLPAKAIQLRNTSSGTLV, from the coding sequence GTGTTCGCACAAGTTGTATCCACAAAACGCCCCGATGGTCGTACCTACAGGTATATGCATATTGTTGAGTCCTATCGCGAGGGAAAAACCGTTAAAAAGCGTCGGATTGCCAGTCTTGGTAACATCGATAACTACTCTGAGCAAGAGATTGAGCAGTTTATTCGTACCCTTGAATCGCTCCTACAGAACCGTACCTCTGGTTCGATTGAGGACTTTGACCCCAAGTCGACCCTCTCTTTTGGCGTTCCCTACGTGGTTCAATTTTTGTGGGATCAGCTTGGGTTGACCAAGGCGATAGAGACCGGACTCAAAGACCGTCAGGTCACCTTTGACGTAGCTCGCTATGTAAAGGCCATGGTCTGTAACCGTTTGATGAATCCGTCTAGTAAGTTGGATTTGTTTCATACGATTGAGGACATGTATCTTCCGGAGGAGGAAGGTGAATCCTGGCAGTTGCAACATTTCTATCGTGCGCTGGATCACCTGATGGATATGAAGCCCGAACTGGAGACATTTATCTATCAACGACTCACGGACCTCTTGAACTTTCGTTTATCGCTTGTACTCTATGACCTGACCAGTACGCACCTCAGTGGCCACCACTGCCCAATTGGCAAGCATGGATATTCACGAACCCACAGGCCGGACCTGGAACAGGTCGAGCTGGGTCTGCTTGTGACTCCGGATGGGTTGCCAATTACCCATGAAGTCTTTGCGGGAAACACGCCGGACAAAAAGACCGTCAAGGAAGTTCTGGAGCGTTTGAAGAAAGACTTCTCCGTTGAACAATGTGTGTTCGTCGGAGACCGCGGTATGGTCACGAAAAAGAACACGGAGTTGTTGGCGGCGCTTGAGTATCCCTATATTGTGGGCTACCACAAACGTGGCCGCGTGGTTAGCGACACCTTATTGGCACAGTACGGTGACCTCTCTCTCTACACTGAGCTGCGCGGAAATCTCAGCTATCTCGAAGTGCCCGCATCTGCAGTGGAAGACGATGAGAAAGGGCAAGATGCGCGCTATATTCTCTGCTACAATCCGCTGAAGGCGAAGGCGGATGAAGCCTTCCGCACATCGGCATTGGAGGAAGCGGAACAGGCATTGGTGGACTACCAGACGTGGTTGGACAAGCCCCATCGCGGGCGAAAAGCAAGTACACAGTCCATCATGCTCAAAGTCAGTGACATCCTCACCAAAAAAGGTGTACAGGGGTTCCTTGAGGTGGAGTTCAGTGAACAGAAGCTCTCCTACACATGGAATGAGGCGGCCCTCGCCAAAGAAGCCTTACGCGACGGAAAGTTTGTGATTAAGACCAACACGTTGCTCCCTGCCGAACAGGTGGTTACTTCCTACAAAACGTTGATGAACGTAGAGCGGGCTTTTCGAGAGATCAAGAACTTCCTGGATGTAGGGCCGGTGTACCACTGGAATGAAAAACGTGTGCGCGGGCACATCTTCGTCTGCGTACTTGCCTATCTGTTCGAGCAAGAGATCCAAGTGATGTACCGACGTGGGTGGGCGCAGCAAGAGCAAGAAGCAGAGCAGATGACCAACGCAGACGAGCGCGAGCAACGGCTGGAGGAACTGAATGACCGTTGGTACACAGGCGAGCGAATCATGAAAGACCTCTCGCGTTGGCACGTGATGAAAGCCGAGTTTCTCGGGAAAGAATTCCTCAGCGTTCCACCGCCACCACAGAACCTAAGCGAGGTCCTCAAGGCACTGGGTATCCCGCTTCCTGCCAAGGCAATCCAACTACGCAACACGTCTTCAGGCACACTCGTTTAA
- a CDS encoding DUF6338 family protein — protein MTKNSIFSTILFVLPGILMMTVADHFGKASAKKMSDYEKTLFGIAWSVPIMLVVWRLYVWILRPHVGLQTFILGLSPKYHAIWYLGTASIVALIAGYMYGKLGVSLVEFLINLLRGKDSFSYSTSVWETFSGNREEALIRVINLANPTQPYLGTLDRWSTSTESENGLLLKNTDEMVRLNKYLRYPIRTYYNTATNTVYEYFTLNQEKEALKKLRADKGSS, from the coding sequence GTGACGAAGAATAGTATATTTTCCACAATTCTCTTTGTTCTCCCAGGGATCTTAATGATGACAGTTGCTGATCACTTTGGAAAAGCTTCTGCAAAAAAGATGTCGGATTACGAAAAAACATTATTCGGAATTGCGTGGAGTGTCCCAATCATGCTGGTTGTCTGGCGCTTATACGTATGGATACTACGACCGCACGTGGGACTTCAGACATTTATACTCGGGCTGTCACCTAAGTATCATGCAATTTGGTATCTTGGAACGGCATCTATTGTTGCGTTGATAGCGGGATATATGTATGGGAAACTGGGTGTCTCACTTGTGGAGTTCCTGATTAATTTGTTACGTGGTAAAGACTCGTTTAGTTATTCCACATCGGTGTGGGAAACATTTTCCGGAAATCGTGAAGAAGCATTAATACGGGTTATTAACTTAGCAAATCCAACACAACCGTATTTAGGGACATTGGACCGCTGGTCTACTTCAACGGAATCTGAGAACGGGCTACTTCTAAAAAATACAGACGAGATGGTGCGACTGAACAAATATCTGCGTTACCCAATAAGAACGTACTACAATACAGCAACAAATACAGTATATGAGTATTTTACTTTGAATCAAGAAAAAGAAGCACTTAAAAAATTGCGGGCGGACAAAGGGTCATCTTAA
- the istB gene encoding IS21-like element helper ATPase IstB, whose translation MSEEIYSAMIDIHCKELKMPGLRKAYAALAREAIDKNHSALQFLSACLSEEATSRQQNRLLTYTRQAKFPAQKTLQDFDFSAIPALPKAKIVGLAEGQFIRDKENVVCMGGSGTGKTHMSIALGMAAITAGYRVRFISVMQLIQELLQAESEYRLPRYLRTWDKFDLVILDELGYVSLEQGGPLLFQFCAHRYEKGSLLITTNLEFARWTDVFHDATLTTALLDRLTHHSHILLFEGESFRFRESQSRQQMTVSGVEQ comes from the coding sequence ATGAGTGAGGAAATTTACAGCGCCATGATTGATATTCACTGCAAGGAACTGAAAATGCCAGGACTGCGTAAAGCCTATGCAGCATTAGCGAGAGAGGCGATAGACAAGAACCACTCAGCCCTTCAATTTCTTTCAGCCTGCCTTTCCGAAGAAGCTACATCCAGGCAACAGAACCGATTGCTAACTTACACACGGCAAGCCAAGTTTCCCGCTCAAAAGACGCTGCAGGATTTCGACTTCTCAGCTATACCAGCATTGCCTAAAGCAAAGATTGTAGGTCTCGCTGAGGGACAGTTTATTCGAGATAAAGAGAATGTTGTTTGCATGGGTGGTTCTGGAACGGGCAAGACGCACATGTCGATTGCGCTTGGTATGGCTGCGATTACAGCAGGCTACCGTGTTCGATTCATCTCTGTAATGCAGCTTATCCAAGAACTTCTGCAGGCAGAGTCTGAGTACAGATTGCCTCGATACCTGCGTACTTGGGACAAGTTTGACCTCGTCATTTTGGACGAACTCGGGTACGTTTCGTTAGAACAAGGCGGACCATTGCTGTTTCAATTCTGTGCGCATCGCTATGAAAAGGGGAGTCTTCTGATTACAACGAACCTTGAATTCGCCCGCTGGACAGACGTTTTCCATGATGCAACGCTGACAACAGCGCTGTTGGACAGGCTTACTCATCACTCTCATATTCTACTGTTTGAGGGGGAATCTTTTAGATTTCGAGAGAGCCAGAGTCGACAACAGATGACTGTGTCGGGGGTGGAACAATGA
- a CDS encoding Rha family transcriptional regulator — MNERRIVARGGKFVADSREVARVTETRHHNLIAKIDGFVKVLVTDLNFKVSDFFLETSYQDTTGRTLKRYDITRKGCDMVANKTTRGKESCNSSLRAMSFSPILGRSDMAMWLRHWRFRFLRIRDESSFGSTCSIAYGTITHFGGPIYRRNKREL, encoded by the coding sequence ATGAACGAACGCAGGATTGTAGCACGCGGTGGCAAATTTGTTGCAGATAGTCGGGAAGTTGCAAGAGTGACGGAAACGAGACACCACAACCTCATTGCAAAGATAGACGGCTTTGTAAAAGTCCTTGTTACTGACCTTAACTTTAAGGTGAGTGACTTCTTCCTCGAAACGAGTTACCAAGACACCACCGGACGTACCTTGAAGCGCTACGACATCACGCGCAAAGGTTGCGACATGGTTGCAAACAAGACGACCAGAGGGAAAGAGAGTTGCAACTCAAGCCTACGAGCAATGAGCTTTTCCCCGATTCTGGGGAGAAGTGATATGGCCATGTGGCTGAGACATTGGCGGTTCCGCTTTTTGCGTATTCGCGATGAGTCCAGCTTTGGATCCACCTGTTCTATTGCTTATGGAACTATTACCCATTTCGGTGGTCCCATTTATCGCAGGAACAAGAGAGAGTTGTGA